One Panicum virgatum strain AP13 chromosome 9K, P.virgatum_v5, whole genome shotgun sequence genomic region harbors:
- the LOC120647626 gene encoding expansin-B11-like, protein MATPHHGVLAVVVLAALVGGVRCGPPKVPPGKNISAECDGKWLEAKATWYGKATGAGPDDNGGACGYKDVNKAPFNSMGACGNSPIFKDGLGCGSCYEIKCDKPAECSGEPVIVYITDMNYEPIAAYHFDLAGTAFGAMAKKGEEEKLRKAGIIDMQFRRVKCKYPADTKIAFHIEKGCNPNYMAMLVKYAAGDGDIVGVDIKEKGAKEYQPLKHSWGAIWRIDTPKPIKGPISVRITSEGGKKLEQEDVIPEGWKPDTLYPSKLQF, encoded by the coding sequence ATGGCGACGCCGCATCATGGTGTtctggcggtggtggtgctggcggcgctggtgggCGGCGTCCGGTGCGGGCCGCCCAAGGTGCCCCCGGGCAAGAACATCTCGGCAGAGTGCGACGGCAAGTGGCTGGAGGCCAAGGCGACGTGGTACGGCAAGGCGACAGGCGCGGGGCCTGACGACAACGGCGGCGCCTGCGGGTACAAGGACGTGAACAAGGCTCCCTTCAACAGCATGGGGGCGTGCGGCAACTCGCCCATCTTCAAGGACGGCCTCGGCTGCGGCTCCTGCTACGAGATCAAGTGCGACAAGCCCGCCGAGTGCTCCGGCGAGCCCGTCATCGTCTACATCACCGACATGAACTACGAGCCCATCGCCGCCTACCACTTCGACCTGGCCGGCACGGCCTTCGGCGCCATGGCCaagaagggggaggaggagaagctGCGCAAGGCGGGCATCATCGACATGCAGTTCCGCCGCGTCAAGTGCAAGTACCCGGCTGACACCAAGATCGCCTTCCACATCGAGAAGGGCTGCAACCCCAACTACATGGCGATGCTCGTCAAGTACGCCGCCGGTGACGGTGACATCGTCGGCGTcgacatcaaggagaagggcgCCAAGGAGTACCAGCCCCTCAAGCACTCCTGGGGCGCCATCTGGAGGATCGACACCCCCaagcccatcaagggccccatCTCCGTCCGCATCACCAGCGAGGGAGGCAAAAAGCTCGAGCAGGAGGACGTCATCCCCGAAGGCTGGAAGCCCGACACCCTCTACCCCTCCAAGCTCCAGTTCTAG
- the LOC120647621 gene encoding silicon efflux transporter LSI2, protein MALASLSKVVLGSIAFGVFWVMAVFPSVPFMPIGRTAGALLSAVLMIIFHVISPDDAYASVDLPILGLLFATMVVGTYLKNAGMFKHLGTLLAWKSQGGRDLLCRVCIVTALASALFTNDTCCVVLTEFVLELAAERNLPAKPFLLALASSANIGSSATPIGNPQNLVIAFNSKIPFPKFLLGILPAMLAGMAVNMVMLLCMYWKDLAGTSGPDDKQMEAVEEGLAAASSKTTPSPSPGQLQLIKSPKLRTNGGGYSSPLMTEDISTKHPWFMQCTEERRRLFLKSFAYIVTVGMVIAYMVGLNMSWTAITTAIALVVVDFRDAEPCLDKVSYSLLVFFSGMFITVSGFNKTGLPGAIWNFMAPYSKVNSVGGISVLSIIILLLSNLASNVPTVLLMGGEVASAAALISPAAVTRSWLLLAWVSTVAGNLSLLGSAANLIVCEQARRATRNAYDLTFWNHIVFGVPSTLIVTAIGIPLIGKINV, encoded by the exons ATGGCTCTCGCATCTCTGTCCAAGGTGGTGCTCGGCTCCATCGCCTTCGGCGTCTTCTGGGTGATGGCCGTCTTCCCGTCGGTGCCCTTCATGCCCATCGGCCGCACGgccggcgccctgctcagcGCCGTGCTCATGATCATCTTCCACGTGATCAGCCCCGACGACGCCTACGCCTCTGTCGACCTGCCCATCCTCGGCCTGCTCTTCGCCACCATGGTGGTCGGCACCTACCTCAAGAACGCCGGCATGTTCAAGCACCTGGGCACCCTGCTGGCCTGGAAGAGCCAGGGAGGCCGTGACCTGCTCTGCCGCGTCTGCATCGTCACCGCGCTTGCCAGCGCGCTCTTCACCAACGACACCTGCTGCGTCGTGCTCACCGAGTTCGtgctggagctcgccgccgagcgCAACCTGCCCGCCAAGCCCTTCCTGCTCGCGCTCGCCTCCAGCGCCAACATCGGCTCCAGCGCCACGCCCATCGGCAACCCCCAGAACCTCGTCATCGCCTTCAACAGCAAGATCCCCTTCCCCAAGTTCCTCCTGGGCATCCTGCCCGCCATGCTCGCCGGCATGGCCGTCAACATGGTCATGCTCCTCTGCATGTACTGGAAGGACCTCGCCGGGACCAGCGGCCCTGACGACAAGCAGATGGAGGCCGTCGAGGAGGGCCTGGCAGCGGCGTCATCAAAGACGACTCCCTCTCCGTCCCCAGGGCAGCTGCAGCTCATCAAGAGCCCGAAGCTGAGGACCAACGGAGGAGGGTACAGCTCGCCGTTGATGACAGAGGACATCTCCACCAAGCACCCCTGGTTCATGCAGTGCACGGAGGAGCGCAGGAGGCTGTTCCTCAAGAGCTTCGCCTACATCGTCACCGTGGGCATGGTGATCGCCTACATGGTTGGGCTCAACATGTCGTGGACCGCCATCACCACCGCTATCGCCCTGGTCGTGGTGGACTTCCGCGACGCAGAGCCGTGCCTTGACAAGGTGTCCTACTCGCTGCTCGTCTTCTTCTCAGGCATGTTCATCACGGTGAGCGGTTTCAACAAGACGGGGCTGCCCGGGGCCATCTGGAACTTCATGGCGCCCTACTCCAAGGTCAACAGCGTCGGCGGCATCTCCGTGCTATCCATCatcatcctcctcctctccaACCTCGCGTCCAACGTCCCCACCG TGCTACTGATGGGCGGGGAGgtggcctccgcggcggcgctcatcTCCCCAGCGGCGGTGACGAGAtcgtggctgctgctggcgTGGGTGAGCACGGTGGCGGGCAACCTATCTCTGCTGGGTTCGGCAGCGAACCTGATCGTGTGCGAGCAGGCGCGCCGGGCGACGCGCAATGCTTACGACCTCACCTTCTGGAACCACATAGTCTTCGGCGTCCCATCCACCCTCATCGTCACCGCCATCGGCATCCCCCTCATTGGCAAGATCAATGTCTAG
- the LOC120647625 gene encoding SKP1-like protein 21 yields the protein MSESELEIIKPEALKTYIWLQCFDGSIQQVEEEVAMFCPMICREIVKNGTGSSKNHAIALPERVNPPSLSLILDYCRFHQVPGRSNKERKSFDERFVRIDTERLCELTSAADSLQLKPLVDLTSRALARIIEGKTPEEIRDIFHLPDDLTEEEKLEPLKNINDDPRIRLLNRLYAKKRKELQERQKLKDVQVQEEQKDERSLDELLCFINGDGGSGGVKAAKSKKKNKRRKDQPKNPPKAYSEPVNKEGAVCVVPRKVDNCNISRLPCQSPDIQDDVEDPFEDADLDDGLDPAMKEELDREVEDFARRLNSVWPERMHLGQDKSIESHVGGNGSLQRFTGFNHS from the exons ATGTCCGAGAGCGAGTTAGAGATAATAAAACCAGAG GCATTGAAGACTTATATTTGGCTTCAGTGCTTTGATGGTTCCATACAACAAGTGGAGGAGGAGGTTGCCATGTTCTGCCCCATGATATGTAGGGAAATAGTGAAAAATGGCACAGGGTCAtccaaaaatcatgccattgcTCTCCCGGAAAGAGTTAATCCGCCCAGTTTGAGTTTAATTCTTGACTATTGTCGGTTTCATCAGGTCCCTGGGCGCTCAAACAAG GAGCGCAAGTCGTTTGATGAAAGGTTTGTTAGGATAGACACAGAAAGGCTCTGTGAATTGACTTCTGCAGCAGACAGTCTACAGTTAAAGCCACTTGTTGATCTTACTAGTCGAGCTCTTGCTCGAATAATTGAAGGAAAAACACCTGAGGAAATTCGTGACATTTTCCATTTACCAGATGACTTAACAGAG GAAGAGAAATTGGAGCCTCTAAAAAATATAAATGATGATCCTAGGATTCGCTTATTGAACCGATTGTATGCAAAGAAACGCAAAGAGCTACAGGAGCGCCAGAAGCTAAAG GATGTTCAAGTacaagaagaacaaaaagatgAGAGATCTTTGGATGAGTTACTTTGTTTTATAAACGGGGATGGAG GTTCTGGAGGTGTGAAAGCTGCCAAGagtaagaaaaagaataaaaggagGAAGGATCAACCTAAGAATCCACCAAAAGCTTACTCTGAACCTGTAAATAAG GAGGGAGCTGTTTGTGTGGTTCCGCGCAAAGTGGATAATTGCAATATATCTAGACTTCCATGCCAAAGTCCAGATATACAAGATGATGTTGAGGATCCCTTTGAAGATGCTGACCTTGATGATGGACTTGATCCTGCAATGAAAGAAGAGCTTGATAG AGAGGTCGAAGACTTTGCAAGGAGGTTGAATTCAGTGTGGCCTGAAAGAATGCATTTGGGACAGGACAAAAGTATTGAGTCACATGTTGGTGGTAATGGTTCTCTGCAGAGATTTACTG GGTTCAATCACAGCTGA